A DNA window from Rubrobacter calidifluminis contains the following coding sequences:
- the prfA gene encoding peptide chain release factor 1: MDEQVVKLAEETLGRFRALTQELSDPGLYSDQRRYAEVAKEHARLKRGAELCEAMLEAIKEGREARELVESSENAEEREFFASEAAAAEARAEELAEEIRAELIVRDPNDDKDVILEIRAGAGGDEAALFAGELYEMYARYADRLGFSHRILSSSPAEIGGYKEVAMEISGDRAYSIFKHEGGTHRVQRVPKTESQGRIHTSTATVAVLPEAEEVEVEINPNDLEIDVYRSSGPGGQSVNTTDSAVRITHKPTGLVVTCQNEKSQLQNKEQAMRILRSRLLERELREQRERQGAMRLAQVGTGDRSAKVRTYNFPQGRVTDHRVNLTTHNLEAVLEGELEEFTRALAAKERAERLAEEAAGARS; this comes from the coding sequence TTGGACGAGCAGGTCGTAAAGCTGGCGGAGGAGACGCTGGGCAGGTTTCGGGCGCTCACGCAGGAGCTGTCCGACCCCGGGCTGTACTCGGATCAACGCAGGTACGCGGAGGTGGCCAAGGAACACGCGCGTCTGAAGCGCGGCGCCGAGCTCTGTGAGGCGATGCTCGAGGCCATAAAGGAGGGCCGGGAGGCCAGAGAGCTGGTCGAGTCTTCGGAGAACGCCGAGGAGAGGGAGTTTTTCGCCTCGGAGGCCGCCGCGGCCGAAGCAAGGGCAGAGGAGCTGGCCGAGGAGATCCGGGCGGAGTTGATAGTGCGTGATCCGAACGACGACAAGGACGTCATCCTCGAGATACGGGCCGGGGCCGGGGGAGACGAGGCCGCCCTGTTCGCCGGTGAGCTCTACGAGATGTACGCCCGGTATGCCGACCGGCTCGGTTTCAGCCACCGCATACTCTCTTCGAGCCCGGCGGAGATCGGTGGCTACAAGGAGGTCGCCATGGAGATCAGCGGCGACCGGGCGTACTCCATCTTCAAGCACGAGGGGGGTACCCACCGCGTCCAGCGCGTTCCGAAGACCGAGAGCCAGGGGCGCATCCACACCTCCACGGCGACCGTCGCCGTCCTCCCGGAGGCCGAGGAGGTCGAGGTGGAGATAAACCCCAACGACCTCGAGATAGACGTCTACCGCTCCTCCGGACCCGGCGGCCAGAGCGTGAACACCACCGACTCGGCGGTCAGGATCACCCACAAGCCGACCGGCCTCGTCGTGACCTGCCAGAACGAGAAGAGCCAGCTTCAGAACAAGGAGCAGGCGATGAGGATCCTGCGCTCGCGCCTGCTCGAACGAGAGCTGCGCGAGCAGCGCGAACGGCAGGGGGCGATGCGGCTCGCTCAGGTCGGGACAGGAGATCGCTCTGCGAAGGTCCGTACCTACAACTTCCCCCAGGGGCGCGTTACCGACCACCGGGTCAACCTCACCACCCACAACCTCGAGGCCGTGCTCGAAGGGGAGCTCGAGGAGTTCACCCGTGCTCTGGCCGCCAAGGAGAGGGCCGAGCGACTGGCCGAGGAGGCGGCCGGGGCCAGAAGCTGA
- the prmC gene encoding peptide chain release factor N(5)-glutamine methyltransferase — MLHQALTSRRFVRWAAEELRAAGVPEPEVSAEVLLAELLGVGRAEVAARDIPVSGELLDRYRSMVSRRRGREPVQRILGYAYFRKLKLEVDGSVLVPRADTESVVDVALRWIDGRGGEARVLDLGTGSGAIALSVALERPRCEVYASDVSSAALEVARRNAASSGVEVTFLQADLSSGLEELAGRIDLLVSNPPYVKSGEIGALMPEVRLWDPPGALDGGSDGLSFYRRIFAEIPELLAPGAGVILEIGDGQAQEVFDLGEKAGFRPLGVERDLAGSERVVAFVWEVR; from the coding sequence TTGCTGCACCAAGCTTTGACCAGCCGACGGTTTGTCAGGTGGGCGGCGGAGGAACTGCGTGCCGCAGGCGTACCCGAGCCCGAAGTCTCGGCGGAGGTACTCCTCGCCGAGTTGCTGGGCGTGGGCAGGGCCGAGGTGGCGGCCCGCGATATCCCGGTCTCCGGTGAACTGCTGGATCGCTACCGTTCCATGGTCTCCCGACGCAGGGGACGTGAGCCCGTGCAGCGCATCCTCGGTTATGCGTACTTCCGTAAACTTAAGCTTGAAGTAGACGGTTCGGTGCTCGTGCCGCGCGCCGACACGGAGAGCGTCGTCGATGTGGCGTTACGCTGGATCGACGGGCGCGGGGGGGAGGCGAGGGTGCTCGACCTCGGGACCGGTTCGGGGGCGATAGCTCTTTCCGTAGCGTTGGAGAGGCCCCGTTGTGAGGTCTACGCTTCGGACGTCTCTTCTGCGGCGCTCGAGGTCGCCCGGCGCAACGCCGCTTCTTCCGGGGTGGAGGTGACCTTCCTGCAGGCCGACCTCTCGAGTGGGCTCGAGGAGCTTGCGGGGAGGATCGACCTTCTCGTCTCGAACCCGCCCTATGTGAAGAGCGGGGAGATCGGCGCTCTCATGCCCGAAGTACGCCTGTGGGATCCCCCCGGGGCCCTCGACGGCGGTTCGGACGGCCTCTCCTTCTACAGGAGGATCTTCGCCGAGATCCCGGAGCTGCTCGCGCCCGGGGCCGGGGTGATCCTGGAGATTGGGGACGGACAGGCACAAGAGGTGTTCGACCTCGGGGAGAAAGCCGGCTTCCGCCCGCTCGGGGTGGAGCGTGATCTCGCCGGCAGCGAACGTGTGGTCGCCTTCGTGTGGGAGGTGAGATGA
- a CDS encoding L-threonylcarbamoyladenylate synthase, producing MKAKVKVEEAAERLKRGEVGLVPTETVVGLMATERGVRRIQEIKRRDPSKPLQLLCRSAREAFGLAARVPPLAEKLAGLYWPGGLTLVLDRPGGGTVGLRVPDHPTVQRILEAHGGPAYATSANISGEPAPSSLEEVDPRVLEEVDFIVEGEPGGGTASAVVDLSGENLRVLRPSGELDQEKLERLRREVGV from the coding sequence ATGAAAGCTAAAGTAAAGGTGGAGGAGGCGGCAGAGCGTCTGAAGCGGGGCGAGGTCGGGCTCGTTCCGACCGAGACCGTCGTCGGGCTCATGGCCACGGAGAGAGGCGTGCGCAGGATACAGGAGATAAAGCGGCGGGATCCGAGCAAGCCGCTGCAGCTTCTGTGCCGCTCGGCCCGGGAGGCGTTCGGTCTTGCGGCCCGGGTTCCCCCGCTCGCCGAGAAGCTCGCCGGGCTCTACTGGCCCGGAGGTCTCACGCTCGTGCTGGACCGTCCAGGGGGTGGGACGGTGGGGCTGCGTGTCCCGGACCATCCTACCGTGCAGCGAATCCTCGAAGCCCATGGCGGACCCGCTTACGCCACGAGCGCCAACATCTCTGGAGAGCCGGCGCCCTCCTCGCTCGAGGAGGTTGACCCCCGGGTGCTGGAGGAGGTCGACTTCATCGTGGAAGGAGAACCCGGCGGGGGCACGGCTTCTGCGGTGGTGGATCTGTCGGGAGAGAACCTGCGGGTGCTGCGTCCTTCGGGGGAGCTGGACCAGGAGAAGCTGGAGCGGCTTCGCCGGGAGGTCGGTGTTTGA
- the glyA gene encoding serine hydroxymethyltransferase, whose protein sequence is MIGPYVEVDAEVQEALDAELERQRNTIELIASENFASPAVLAAQGSVLTNKYAEGYPGKRYYGGCEHVDRVESLAIERAKRLFGAEHVNVQPHSGSQANEAAYAVLLEPGEKVLSMDLAHGGHLTHGMKINFSGRTYDFVHYGVGEDGYIDHDEVREIARRERPRLIVAGASAYPRTLHFDAFREIADEVGAYLMVDMAHIAGLVAGGVHPSPIPYCEVVTTTTHKTLRGGRGGMVFCREEFAKKLDSRVFPGLQGGPLMHAIAGKAVALGEALRPEFADYARRVVANARVMAERLMEGGMKLVSGGTDNHLMLVDLRGSGVTGKELETRLESVGITCNKNMVPGDPEPPTVTSGIRLGTAAVTTRGMGEEEMREIADIIAAAARGETDGLRGRVREIVEAHPLYA, encoded by the coding sequence TTGATCGGGCCTTACGTCGAGGTGGACGCGGAAGTTCAGGAAGCTCTGGACGCGGAGCTCGAACGCCAGCGGAACACGATAGAGCTCATAGCGAGCGAGAACTTCGCGTCGCCGGCGGTGCTGGCTGCCCAGGGTTCCGTACTGACCAACAAGTACGCCGAGGGGTATCCCGGGAAGCGGTATTACGGTGGTTGCGAGCACGTCGACAGGGTGGAGAGCCTGGCCATAGAGCGGGCGAAGAGGCTCTTCGGTGCCGAGCACGTCAACGTCCAGCCGCACTCCGGCAGCCAGGCCAACGAGGCCGCCTACGCCGTGTTGCTCGAGCCCGGGGAGAAGGTTCTCTCGATGGACCTCGCCCACGGCGGGCATCTGACCCACGGGATGAAGATCAACTTCAGCGGCAGAACCTACGACTTCGTCCACTACGGTGTGGGTGAGGACGGCTACATAGACCACGACGAGGTGCGTGAGATAGCCCGGCGCGAGCGGCCCCGGCTCATAGTCGCCGGGGCGAGCGCCTACCCTCGCACGCTGCACTTCGACGCCTTCCGTGAGATCGCCGACGAGGTCGGGGCCTATCTGATGGTGGACATGGCGCACATCGCCGGGCTGGTCGCAGGAGGGGTGCACCCATCCCCGATCCCCTACTGCGAGGTGGTCACGACGACGACCCACAAGACGCTGCGCGGCGGGCGGGGCGGGATGGTCTTCTGCCGCGAAGAGTTCGCGAAGAAACTGGACAGCCGGGTCTTCCCTGGTTTGCAGGGCGGGCCGCTGATGCACGCCATAGCCGGCAAAGCCGTTGCGCTCGGCGAGGCGTTGAGGCCCGAGTTCGCGGACTACGCCCGGCGGGTGGTGGCAAACGCCCGGGTGATGGCCGAGAGGCTCATGGAGGGTGGGATGAAGCTCGTCTCCGGCGGGACGGACAACCATCTGATGCTCGTCGATCTGCGCGGCAGCGGGGTTACCGGCAAGGAGCTCGAGACGAGGCTCGAAAGTGTCGGGATCACCTGCAACAAGAACATGGTCCCCGGAGATCCCGAGCCACCGACGGTGACCAGCGGCATCAGGCTCGGCACCGCCGCCGTAACCACGCGCGGCATGGGGGAAGAGGAGATGCGCGAGATCGCGGACATCATAGCGGCCGCGGCCCGGGGTGAGACCGATGGGCTGCGCGGGAGGGTCAGGGAGATCGTGGAAGCCCACCCGCTCTATGCGTGA
- the upp gene encoding uracil phosphoribosyltransferase, which translates to MRDYPNLHVVDLPLSRHKLSVLRDERTRHREFRQAMHELALILVAEATRRMPTSTVKVHTPLAETEVEEISGPICLVPVLRAGLGMLEGALALLPEATVGFMGLFRDERTTEPVEYYVNLPRNLKDYFVVVLDPMLATGGSLSATLAKLKEEGAVWISCVHAVAAVPGIERVTREHPDVSFYTAAVDPGLDERAFIVPGLGDAGDRLYGTL; encoded by the coding sequence ATGCGTGACTACCCCAACCTTCACGTCGTAGACCTCCCGCTGAGCCGGCACAAGCTCTCGGTTCTCAGGGACGAGCGCACCAGGCACCGGGAGTTCCGGCAGGCCATGCACGAGCTCGCCCTCATCCTGGTCGCCGAGGCGACGCGTAGGATGCCGACGAGCACGGTGAAGGTGCACACCCCGCTCGCTGAGACGGAGGTCGAGGAGATCTCGGGACCCATCTGCTTGGTGCCCGTGCTGAGGGCCGGTCTGGGGATGCTCGAAGGGGCGCTGGCGCTGCTGCCGGAGGCCACGGTCGGTTTCATGGGTCTCTTCCGGGACGAGCGGACCACCGAACCGGTCGAGTACTACGTGAACCTTCCACGCAACCTGAAAGACTACTTCGTCGTCGTGCTCGACCCCATGCTCGCCACCGGCGGCAGCCTCTCCGCCACGCTCGCCAAGCTCAAGGAGGAAGGGGCCGTCTGGATCTCGTGCGTGCACGCCGTGGCCGCCGTACCCGGGATAGAGCGGGTCACGCGCGAACACCCGGACGTCTCCTTCTACACGGCGGCGGTGGATCCGGGGCTGGACGAGAGAGCGTTCATAGTGCCGGGGCTGGGCGATGCGGGGGACAGGCTGTATGGCACGCTCTGA
- a CDS encoding deoxycytidylate deaminase, producing MARSEISNRNRPSWDQYFMRIAHEVATRSTCPRLAVGAVIVRDRRILTTGYNGSPSGMPHCDEVGCLIRIVDGRESCQRTLHAEQNAIIQAAYHGVSVRGASIYCTHQPCLLCVKMIINSGIEDVYYAGGYPDPLALEMAAEGGLKMVRLGPDEARG from the coding sequence ATGGCACGCTCTGAAATCTCGAACCGGAACAGGCCCTCCTGGGACCAGTACTTCATGCGCATAGCGCATGAGGTGGCAACCCGTTCTACCTGCCCGCGCCTTGCGGTCGGGGCGGTGATCGTCCGCGACCGCAGGATCCTCACCACCGGTTACAATGGCAGTCCTTCCGGGATGCCGCATTGCGATGAGGTCGGCTGCCTCATACGGATAGTCGACGGGCGGGAGAGCTGTCAGCGGACCCTCCACGCCGAGCAGAACGCCATCATCCAGGCCGCATATCACGGGGTCAGCGTGCGCGGTGCCTCGATCTACTGCACCCACCAACCCTGTCTTCTCTGCGTGAAGATGATCATCAACTCCGGCATAGAAGACGTCTACTACGCTGGGGGATACCCAGATCCCCTCGCCCTTGAGATGGCGGCTGAGGGTGGGCTCAAGATGGTCAGGCTCGGGCCCGATGAGGCTCGAGGATAG
- a CDS encoding AtpZ/AtpI family protein — MGGNYARYIGIGFAFVAVIAALAAGGFFVDGLVGTLPLFTILGLVAGFAGALYYVYLAVKGLGGR; from the coding sequence ATGGGCGGTAATTATGCCCGATACATAGGGATTGGGTTCGCTTTCGTGGCCGTGATCGCGGCGCTCGCTGCCGGCGGTTTTTTCGTCGATGGACTTGTTGGCACCCTCCCCCTCTTCACGATCCTGGGGCTCGTCGCGGGCTTCGCCGGGGCTCTCTACTATGTGTACCTCGCGGTGAAGGGACTGGGGGGGAGATGA
- the atpB gene encoding F0F1 ATP synthase subunit A, whose amino-acid sequence MTVTLALLKLSQEQVREKILHTWASGEKSWVIPIHLGPLNLSITKIEWFLFIGVAVTFLFLFFGSRALKNRPGAYQVLVEETYGFGRRMLGGQIGPEGMKWFPYTLSIFVLLLVLNLIALIPNTYPVTSNLSFTGALAILTFILTQYEGVRRHGLGEYLKSWVPEGSGRLMAPALWFLHLIQEFTKPLTLAMRLYANIIAGHLIIFVFLSFILYYGIYFAVVSVPLAVVFYAFEIFVAVIQAYIFAILTQVYIELAIYGEG is encoded by the coding sequence TTGACGGTTACGCTGGCGCTCTTGAAGCTCAGCCAGGAACAGGTCAGGGAGAAGATCCTTCACACTTGGGCTAGCGGGGAGAAGTCGTGGGTCATCCCGATCCACCTCGGCCCCCTCAACCTCTCGATAACGAAGATCGAGTGGTTTCTCTTCATCGGGGTTGCAGTGACGTTCCTGTTCCTTTTCTTTGGAAGCCGGGCGCTCAAAAACCGGCCCGGGGCATACCAGGTTCTCGTCGAAGAGACTTACGGCTTCGGCCGACGGATGCTGGGAGGTCAGATAGGCCCCGAAGGGATGAAATGGTTCCCATACACCCTCTCGATCTTCGTTTTGCTCCTTGTTCTGAACCTCATAGCCCTCATCCCCAACACCTACCCGGTCACCAGCAATCTCTCCTTCACCGGTGCGCTGGCGATACTTACCTTCATACTCACCCAGTACGAGGGTGTGAGGCGGCACGGGCTCGGGGAATACCTCAAGAGCTGGGTGCCCGAAGGCTCCGGCCGGTTGATGGCCCCGGCCCTGTGGTTCCTGCACCTCATACAGGAGTTCACCAAACCGCTCACCCTCGCCATGCGACTTTACGCGAACATCATTGCTGGGCACCTGATCATATTCGTTTTCCTCAGCTTCATCCTCTACTACGGGATCTACTTCGCCGTAGTCTCCGTTCCGCTCGCGGTGGTGTTCTATGCATTTGAGATATTCGTGGCTGTGATCCAGGCATATATATTCGCTATACTTACGCAGGTCTATATAGAGTTGGCCATCTATGGAGAGGGATAG
- the atpE gene encoding ATP synthase F0 subunit C, whose translation MLETATSVLELAQTGGFDGTLALLQSNITDQGLKYLGTGIAAGTAVIGSGAGMGYLIGQTIASIHRQPEAFEQTRGLMFLGIGLVEAFALYGLVFAILLAFVL comes from the coding sequence ATGTTGGAGACGGCCACCAGCGTCCTCGAGCTAGCCCAGACGGGGGGCTTTGATGGCACCCTGGCGCTCCTGCAGTCGAACATAACCGACCAGGGTCTCAAGTATCTGGGTACGGGCATCGCGGCCGGTACGGCGGTCATTGGCTCGGGGGCCGGGATGGGGTATCTGATTGGCCAGACGATAGCGAGCATCCACCGGCAGCCGGAGGCGTTCGAGCAGACGCGGGGTCTGATGTTCCTCGGCATCGGTCTGGTGGAGGCGTTTGCGCTCTACGGTCTGGTCTTCGCCATACTCCTCGCCTTCGTCCTCTAG
- the atpF gene encoding F0F1 ATP synthase subunit B, which produces MGGGIFDVTNTSLVFWELVSFAILLILLYRFVYPVLREQIQRRQAAIEQAIEEAERTREEARELLEEYRRQMEEARQEARRILDEARRQGEAQRERTKAEARQEAERIIRQAREEIGRERDAALREVRQEVAEMVVQAAEQVLRREIDREEHERLIQAALDDLEAEVAGSVSGG; this is translated from the coding sequence ATGGGCGGCGGAATATTCGACGTAACCAACACGAGCCTGGTTTTCTGGGAGCTCGTCAGCTTCGCCATCCTGCTTATCCTGCTCTACCGGTTCGTCTACCCGGTGCTCCGGGAGCAGATACAGCGCCGGCAGGCCGCCATCGAGCAGGCCATCGAGGAGGCCGAGCGGACCCGAGAAGAGGCGCGGGAGCTCCTGGAGGAGTACCGCAGGCAGATGGAGGAGGCCCGGCAGGAGGCGCGCCGCATCCTGGACGAGGCGAGGAGGCAGGGTGAGGCTCAGCGTGAGCGGACGAAGGCCGAGGCCCGGCAGGAGGCCGAGCGGATAATCCGGCAGGCCCGGGAGGAGATCGGGCGCGAGCGCGACGCCGCGCTGCGCGAGGTGCGCCAGGAGGTCGCCGAGATGGTCGTACAGGCGGCGGAGCAGGTGCTGCGGCGCGAGATAGACCGGGAGGAGCACGAGAGGCTCATCCAGGCCGCGCTGGACGATCTCGAGGCCGAGGTTGCCGGCTCCGTGAGCGGAGGTTAG
- the atpH gene encoding ATP synthase F1 subunit delta — protein MSAVSTYAEALFAAARERDELEGVLGDLKEFVEALEGNEELRLFFYGGQLEKREKRRVIDALTERMSRSTRNFLKVLVDNDREELLPEILLRYEELVEEHLRRVEVEVVTAIELSEGAVRRLKERLEGILAGREVILRTSVDPEIIGGAVFRFGDRMMDGSLRGQLESLREAMVERSVV, from the coding sequence TTGAGCGCCGTCTCAACCTATGCCGAGGCGCTCTTCGCGGCGGCGCGGGAGCGCGACGAGCTCGAAGGGGTCCTTGGGGATCTGAAGGAGTTCGTCGAGGCGCTCGAGGGTAATGAAGAGCTAAGGCTCTTCTTCTACGGGGGGCAGCTCGAGAAACGCGAGAAGCGGCGGGTCATAGACGCCCTGACCGAGCGGATGAGCCGGTCCACCCGCAATTTCCTCAAGGTGCTCGTGGACAACGATCGGGAGGAACTTCTCCCTGAGATACTGCTTCGCTACGAGGAACTCGTCGAGGAGCACCTCCGGCGCGTCGAGGTCGAGGTCGTCACCGCCATCGAGCTTTCCGAGGGGGCGGTCAGGCGTCTCAAGGAGAGGCTGGAGGGTATACTCGCAGGCAGGGAGGTGATCCTGAGGACGAGCGTGGACCCGGAGATAATCGGTGGAGCGGTCTTCAGGTTCGGTGACAGGATGATGGACGGCAGCCTCCGGGGGCAGCTGGAGAGCCTGCGGGAGGCGATGGTCGAGAGGAGTGTTGTATAG
- the atpA gene encoding F0F1 ATP synthase subunit alpha, translating into MGRLRPEEISSILKGAITDYENRVRTEEVGQVLEVGDGIARVHGLTNAMYQEMLEFEDVRGEKVLGLALNLEEDNVGAIIAGDDRYIQEGSVVRRTGRLVSIPVGSGMLGRVINALGQPLDDRGEIQAEENRPVEIIAPGVIERQPVNEPLQTGIKAIDSMIPIGRGQRELIIGDRKTGKTSIAIDTIINQRDQDVKCIYVAIGQKDSSVAGVVSVLEDAGAMEYTTVINASASQAATLQYLAPYAGCAIGEYFMHQGQDALVIYDDLSKHAVAYRQMMLLLRRPPGREAYPGDIFYLHSRLLERAARLSDEHGGGSLTALPIIETKAGDISAYIPTNVISITDGQIFLETDLFNANQRPAIDVGNSVSRVGGSAQIKAMKKVAGTLRLDLSQYRELESFAQFGSDLDKATQDTLARGQRTLGILKQGERQPLPVEEQVAVIFAVTNGFLDEVEVEHVPDWEENFRSYLRDSKADLLRTIREEKDLSDESIAALKEAIAQFNDTYEPPESGIAGVSAGSREG; encoded by the coding sequence ATGGGTAGGCTGAGGCCGGAGGAGATCTCCTCGATACTCAAGGGAGCCATAACCGATTACGAGAACAGGGTACGCACCGAGGAGGTGGGCCAGGTTCTGGAGGTCGGCGACGGCATCGCCCGGGTGCACGGCCTCACCAACGCGATGTACCAGGAGATGCTCGAGTTCGAGGACGTCCGAGGCGAAAAGGTGCTCGGGCTCGCGCTCAACCTGGAGGAGGACAACGTCGGCGCGATCATCGCCGGGGACGACCGGTACATCCAGGAAGGATCCGTCGTACGACGGACCGGACGGCTGGTGAGCATACCCGTGGGGAGTGGGATGCTCGGCCGGGTCATAAACGCGCTCGGACAGCCGCTCGACGACAGGGGGGAGATCCAGGCCGAAGAGAACCGGCCCGTGGAGATAATCGCCCCCGGGGTCATAGAACGCCAGCCGGTCAACGAGCCGCTTCAGACCGGGATCAAGGCGATAGACTCCATGATTCCGATAGGACGGGGGCAGCGGGAGCTGATCATCGGCGACCGCAAGACGGGGAAGACCTCGATCGCGATCGACACGATCATCAACCAGCGCGATCAGGACGTCAAGTGCATCTACGTGGCCATCGGGCAGAAGGACTCCTCGGTTGCGGGGGTGGTGAGCGTGCTCGAGGACGCCGGGGCCATGGAGTACACCACGGTCATAAACGCCTCGGCCTCGCAGGCCGCCACGCTGCAGTACCTGGCGCCCTACGCCGGATGCGCCATCGGCGAGTACTTCATGCACCAGGGGCAGGACGCGCTCGTCATCTACGACGACCTCTCCAAGCACGCCGTGGCCTACCGGCAGATGATGCTCCTCCTGAGGCGGCCACCGGGCCGCGAGGCGTACCCCGGGGACATCTTCTATCTGCACTCGCGGCTCCTGGAGCGGGCGGCACGACTCTCCGACGAGCACGGGGGCGGGTCGCTCACGGCGCTGCCGATCATCGAGACCAAAGCCGGGGACATCTCGGCGTACATCCCGACGAACGTCATCTCGATAACCGACGGGCAGATCTTCCTCGAGACCGACCTGTTCAACGCGAACCAGCGCCCGGCGATAGACGTCGGGAACTCGGTGAGCCGGGTCGGAGGGTCGGCGCAGATAAAGGCGATGAAGAAGGTCGCCGGCACCCTGAGGCTCGACCTCTCCCAGTACCGCGAGCTCGAGAGCTTCGCGCAGTTCGGCAGCGATCTGGACAAGGCCACCCAGGACACCCTGGCCCGCGGACAGCGTACGCTCGGAATCCTCAAGCAGGGGGAGCGTCAGCCGCTGCCGGTCGAGGAGCAGGTCGCGGTCATCTTCGCGGTGACCAACGGTTTCCTCGACGAGGTGGAGGTCGAGCACGTCCCGGACTGGGAGGAGAACTTCAGGAGCTACCTCCGGGACAGCAAGGCGGACCTCCTCAGGACCATCCGCGAGGAGAAGGACCTCTCCGACGAGAGCATCGCGGCCCTCAAGGAGGCCATCGCCCAGTTCAACGACACCTACGAGCCTCCCGAGAGCGGGATAGCGGGCGTCTCGGCCGGCTCCAGGGAGGGATAG
- the atpG gene encoding ATP synthase F1 subunit gamma, whose translation MASVRDIRRQIASIKNISKMTDALQTVSGVKFRKAEAAVKRSRPYAENFEEMMRAVAASSGSKNPLLVGREEVRAVAIATLTSDRGLCGAFNAQVIRRTMDFRRRQDVPVRQVVSGRKGIAFFRFRRIELAETFSGFTDSPAFENAQEIGQSLTRLFEGEEADEVYLVYNRFQSALVQRPVLIRLLPAAPEQEEGDERGVSSPFEFVPDADVILGKLIPRYVETQVFQALLESAAGEHGARMTAMKNATDNANELVDTLTLQMNKARQAQITREISEIAAGAEALTSG comes from the coding sequence TTGGCCTCCGTCAGGGACATCCGGAGGCAGATCGCCTCCATAAAGAACATCTCCAAGATGACCGACGCCCTGCAGACGGTCTCCGGGGTGAAGTTCCGCAAGGCGGAGGCCGCGGTGAAGAGGTCACGCCCCTACGCCGAGAACTTCGAGGAGATGATGCGGGCCGTCGCGGCGAGCTCGGGGAGCAAGAACCCGCTGCTCGTCGGGCGGGAGGAGGTGAGGGCGGTCGCGATCGCGACGCTCACCTCCGACCGCGGGCTGTGCGGGGCCTTCAACGCGCAGGTGATCCGGCGCACGATGGACTTCCGGCGCAGGCAGGACGTGCCGGTCCGGCAGGTGGTGAGCGGGCGCAAGGGCATCGCCTTCTTCCGCTTCCGCAGGATAGAACTGGCGGAAACTTTCAGCGGCTTCACCGACTCACCGGCCTTCGAGAACGCGCAGGAGATCGGCCAGAGCCTCACTCGCCTGTTCGAGGGCGAGGAGGCCGATGAGGTGTATCTCGTCTACAATCGCTTCCAGAGCGCGCTCGTGCAGCGGCCGGTGCTCATACGGCTTTTGCCCGCCGCTCCCGAGCAGGAAGAAGGGGACGAACGGGGTGTGTCCAGTCCCTTCGAGTTCGTCCCGGATGCGGACGTGATACTTGGCAAGCTCATCCCGCGCTACGTGGAGACGCAGGTCTTCCAGGCGCTCCTAGAGAGTGCGGCCGGAGAACACGGGGCGCGGATGACCGCGATGAAGAACGCCACGGACAACGCCAACGAGCTGGTGGATACCCTGACGCTGCAGATGAACAAGGCGCGTCAGGCGCAGATCACGCGCGAGATAAGCGAAATCGCCGCCGGTGCGGAGGCGCTGACGTCCGGATGA